Genomic segment of Pygocentrus nattereri isolate fPygNat1 chromosome 26, fPygNat1.pri, whole genome shotgun sequence:
aggagaaaaaaggcAAGTATATCTTTCCTTATTCCtcgtgttttttttgttttttttttatccccaGTTTCCTTCTTAAAGCTACCTTATAGGGTCACTTGTCATCTTGATAGGTTGAAAGGACCTGTCTACAAGAAAACTCTGCTTTTATATTGATGAGTGCTTGTTCTTTTAGATGAGGAGAAGGAAGGTGGTCCTACAGGGGGACAGTGGTCAACAGATCCTCAGAGTGCCTACAGTCAAAACTGCAGCTTTGAAAACAGCACCTACAGTATTGGagattgtgtgtatgtgcagcCAACTGAAGCCAATCTGCAGCCACACATTGTCTGCATCGAGAAATTGTGGAAGGATGAGGCTGGTGAGCAGAAATGTATAATTGCTATCATAATCATAAAGCTATATTTAAAAAGGTCATCATCTTGGTGAACGTGTAAGCAGAGATCTGACACCATAGACTGCATGATGCTATGACTGTGCATTTAAGAGTTGGTAAGTGAATTGGGGCAAAGATCACTAAATGTTCACTAGACTATACTGTGTACTAGTgcatattaaagggcccataaaaTGGGGCAAAATTAAATTTCCCTTGCTTTTGACTGCGTTTGATGTAGTAAGTAAACTTTAATGTTTCAAAAGGTACTGTTTACTCTTCCatatggaaaatggaaaataagctgcaaaagcagcccctattaaattctatttttttttaatgatgtgacaaaaaacaaaacatttacatatatccacctatttatCCAGCAGCTAAGCCCTATCCATTCAGGTCAACGTGATAAGGAGCTTTTCAGCCCAGgctgttttttgaatgaggtgcaaAATAGGGCAGTTATAAAGGAAAAAAGCTGATTCACACAcgtcaaataaaacacaagaaaaatatatgccccAAACATAAAGTGATGACAAtttgtaatattattttaaGCTTTTACAAATACTTGTAATACTGTAACTTGTACTTGTAATACTTCTGCAGGTGAGCAGTGGATGTATGGCTGTTGGTTTTACCGTCCGGGTGAGACCTTCCATGTGGCTACACGCAAGTTCCTGGAGAAGGAAGTATTTAAGAGTGACTACTACAACAAAGTTCCACTCAGCAAAATACTGGGGAAATGCGTTGTCCTTTTTGTGAAGGTAAATGGAACTTAAACCTCCCCTGTACTTTTAAGCTTTGTGAAGGTCAGAGGGTGATCAAACCGGTTCTGTTATAGATTATACTGTTACAGGGCAAAGTCTTCCTGTAAATACATGAACATCATCTTTATGCTAAatttccatccttccatccttccatccttccatccatccatccatcctaaTTCCTCCGCCATATGGTTACTATCGTGTTTGAGAGTATTtactttgctcttttttttttaaggactATTTCAAACTTCAGCCTGAGGGCTTCAAACCTGAGGATGTCTTTGTCTGTGAGTCCCGTTACACCACACGGACAAAGGCTTTCAAGAAGATCAAAATGTGGACCATGCCGGCAAGTTCTGTAAAGTTGGTGTCTCGTGATGTGCCGCTACCAGTTGTCAGAGTTGCTTCCATGTTTGTGAGTACTTCAAAGCGAGACCAGGAGAAAACGGCCGACGTTACTGATGGTGAACAGAGTGGCTTCATAGAGAAAGTATGTATCTTTTAATGATCTGAGAACACAACTGCAGATTGGAAAATGGAACatgtatttctttctgtttgtcattTATTGTTCCACACTTCCTgcacacaggagagagaggatgtTCCTGTAGAGGTAGCCAATGGTGAGCCTGGCTGTCAGTATTATGAACAGCTGTGCTACAATAACATGTGGCTGAAAGTGGGTGATTTTGTCTACATTCGATCACATGGGCCAGCACAACCAAAAATTGGCAGGTAAGTAAAtcgttttatattttttgtcttcCACAAGTTCATCAGCTTTCATAGCTTCTCTTCTGTTTGCTTGTCATTGAATagttttttagattttttgtcCCATGATTTGTTGTGGCCAGGATTGAGAAGATGTGGGTGCGAGATGGAGCTGGTTTCTTTTTTGGGCCCATATTCATCCACCCCGAAGAGACAGAACATGAGCCCACCAAGATGTTCTACAAGCATGAAGTGTTCCTCAGCAGCTTGGAGGAAACCTGCACCATGACTTGCATCATAGGTACAGGCTTTCCCTGTTTTGGATATGCTATGAATTGGCATGAAATGGAAATATAATTTGTTCTTTTACAATCAGACAATTatattctaaataaaaacatgaagttTAAATATAATACAACAGGTTATTAATATTCTTTCTCTCATGCTTTacctttttatctttttctgctctttctACAGGAAAATGTGTAGTCTCTTACTTTAAGGACTTCATTTCCTGTAGGCCTACTGAGTTTGCAGAAGAGGATGTGTACCTCTTCGAGAGTCGGTACTTTGAGAGTGAGAAGCAGATGAAGAAATTCAAAGGCCTGAAACGATTTTCCCTCTCAGCTAAAGTGGTGGATGATGAGATCTACTATTTCAGGTGCATTAACATTTGTTACATTCTTTAGGTCAATGAATGAGTTTAATCTGATTTGATTGTATCTACTGAATACTATGTGGGGGGAAAAATGTAATACACTACTTTAAATGTCTTGACTTTAATTTTGTTAAACTGGATGCCATTACTGATTAATGTATCAAAGCTTCTCCCATTTACAGGAAACCTATTGTACCCCAGAAGGAGCCCTCTCCACTACTGGATAAGAAGATTGAAGAGCTAGAGGCTAAATTTGCAGACATGGAGGACCTGGATGAAGATCTagatgagctggaggaagatgATGAAGCACCAGAGACACCGTCTATGTCTCAGAGTCAGGCTTCGCTAACTAGTGACATGGACTTGCCTTACACACCACCGCAGGTCTCACACACTGCAAACTAGCCATTCACATAGACATGACTTAATGCCCAGTAATTAACCCTAattgattgttgttgttgttgtttttttgttttttttgcttctgtACAGTCCACACCCAAGTCAATAAAAGGTCTGTCCAAGAAGGAGGGAGCCAAACGAAAGATTAACATGAGTGGCTATATCCTGTTTAGCAGCGAGATGCGGGCTGTAATCAAGGCTCGACACCCAGATTACTCCTTTGGAGAGCTGAGTCGTCTCGTAGGTACAGAGTGGAGGAACCTGGAGTCAACCAAGAAAGCAGAGTATGAGGGTAGGTTCAGCTTCTGGGGCCTACTTTAGAGTCACCAAaaagactgtaaaagaaaatgctAATTAATTAGCGTTTGCATTAACTACTGTTATATGCACATTCCCAAAGATAATACCACATGAGTCTCAAGCAGTTTTGACAGCCCTGTGTCATCTGTACAGAGCTGTAGCACTAAAAGTTTAGAAACATAGTGTAAGTAGTGGCTCATTTAATGAAGATAGAAGTTGCTGTCCCACTTCAATGTATCCAGATGTTGCATTGATGTTGTTTTTCAATTTGCATATTACTGTAATAAATGGTATGTTCAAAATTGTTATGTCACCATTGGAGGTGAACAATGAATCACTTATTTGAAAAATCTTTCCTTGTTTGTTATTAACCTTTTCCAAAAACGTTTCTGTgatatttagcattttttatttctggCTTTTCCATCCATATTTAAGTGCATTTTCAAGATTGTTATAAGAGATGGACAGAAAATCCTCAAAAGACAGCACAGTGACATAATTGTCCCTTTTAATATACTAAACTGAGTGATGCCTGAAGTAGTCATAATACTGTTTTGGAAGTTCTGATCAGGGCAGTAATTTAGGATATTAATACGTAGGTTGGTGTGCCTAACgctgtttgtgtgcatgttcagAGCGGGCAGCTAAACTCGTGGAACAGCAGGAGCGAGAAAGAGTTctccaacaacaacagcagcagcagcagcagcaacagcagcaggcTTCCCCAAGAGCAGGTACCCCAGTCGGGTCTCTGATGGGGGTGGTGCCTCCCCCAAGCGCAATGGGAATGCTAAACCAAGCCATGCCACCTATGCCAGGTAACACCAAATCCCCTTTAAGCCCTTTTCACAAGACAATTGAGATGCAGCATCCGGGCACCCTCCAAAATACCCCATCACCTACTGACCTTATCCATACCCCAACTCATGTCCACAATTCATCAGTCACAGAACACCTGCCTCCATGCCAAGTGCAACCCGTATATTTATATTTGGTTCATAATGATGACTGAAGCTTAatggttttgtgtttgtttgtacaGGATAATGCTTATTTAATTTTGCAtgatttccatttttattaACCTCAAATATGGAAGCACTATTTCTTTTCTATCATCTTTCATGCCTATGTTATGCTTTCTAACTCACTTGTCTAGAGTTTGTGATGCCTTTTATTTTGTAGTGCATGTCTCCACAGACACATTTGCATGTCATCAATGCATGGATTCTTCTGTGTTGTCTCTCCCTTCTCACCCAAGGCATGATGGGAAATTATGGCCCACCCTTCATGCCTATGCAGGGCCCACCTGAAGGCATGATGGGTATGGGTGGCACACCTCCTCACCCTATGGGGGTGCCCCCGCTGCCCCCTCAACACTACCTTCCACCAGGCATGGCTGGGTACCCTGGTATGCCCCCTCCTGGTAAGATGCAATACCACAATCAAGCAACCCCACCAACCAATCAAAGCTAAAGTAATTCCAAGAAAGTTACTCAAATCAATTTCAGTTGGAATTTTCTCTAATTTTAAGCtacggtggtggtggtggtggtgatatgtACGACATGGTCCTGTTTAAGTGCTTCTCAATTAGAAAACCTTAGTTCACTTTTGAATCCTTTGTAAATTAATTGATCGGGCAAATACAGCAGATCATCAACCCTATATGAGGTGCTCTCTTAAATGCTAGTATAAAGTAAATTGTACATAGACCCCACAATTTATTTAGTAATATACTAAATGTTTAACTGAAATTGCTTTTAGTACCTTACTTAAAAAGCGAAATCATAATTATTATCTCTGTAAGCACTGGTGGAAAATCTTATTTGTATTGGTTAGAGGCATTGAAATCGATGATCATAAGAATGTTATGTGCTCTTGCATGGGTGGCTGGTTTTTAGAATTTCAGCTGGTTTTTAGAATGGCAGTACACTAATAGATTTCACCTATGTATTGTGATTTCTGGTCATTTACTGTGGGTAAAAATATCCTAATCGTTTATCATTTGACTGATGATAATGGTTCTGATTTGATTCTAAAATTATTGGTCTGCTTATTACAGTTCAGTTAAGATTTAGGCGTGTGTGTGGGTACATAAACACCACTTTTCTTTTACATTCACACCTATCCACCTATTGGAATCATCACAATCAACTCACAAATCACACATTTATTCTGTATCTGTAAACACCTTCATTCTGCTAACAAATTCTATAATAACTAACACAACGAAGCTATTATCACATTTCTTGATTCAGCCCTTGATGGTTGTCCTTTAAACAAGCTACTCCATTAGTCAGCCAGATGTCTccaatatttcagattttttttttgtcatcgCACTGCAGGTGTAATGGGACCTGGTATGAATGGTATGGCAGGAAGTCCTGGTCAAGGGAACCATTATGGGCTTCAGGTTAACATCTTATTTACCATCTGGTTTTACTCCTTATACTTGCTAAATATTTGGTGAGCTGTAGCCCTAATGTGGTTTCCTCTTTAGATGGGTGCATACGGCCCAGGGCAGGTAGCTCCACCGCCATACCCAggcccaggccagctgggtcaGCCTGCCCACCAGCAGCCAGCCACACCCATGTTTGTTGCTCCACCTCCCAAATCGCAGCGCCTCCTGCATTCAGAAGCCTATCTGAAATACATAGAAGGGCTTAGCGCAGATTCCCCCACCATCAGCAAATGGGACCAGAGCCTTAAAggtaagagaaaaaagaaaaaatatattttcacattGAAACCAGTTAATTAATttacaaacatatatatttacgtttttgtccattctttttAGCTCAAAGGACAGACTCTCGCCTCACCAGGGAGCAGGAGAGCCGTCTTCCCACTCACTGGCTGAAGAGCAAAGGTGCTCATACCACGATGGCCGACGCATTGTGGAGACTCAGAGATCTGATGATGAGAGACACTCTCAACATCCGACAGACCTACAACCTTTAACCCTTAATCTTTAATCCCTGACACTCAGGACCCTTATTTATGCAAAACTATACTTCAAACCAAATCTAATATCATATCTAAAGCAGCTGATTGTTCACTATGTTCCATAGCAATAACAACGTCAGCTTGCTTTGTGTAGAAGTGAAGGTTTTAGTTCTTTCCCGTGGGTACATGTTGATGCACTGGAATTGTATCACAAATGCATTAGCTAATTTATAACTACTGATATGGAGTCATCATGTTGGCAGTGACTGAAGTTTTAGAAGTATTTAGATGAAATATGGTTACATGGAATTGCTTAACTGTGTTGATCCACATGCGCATTTTATCTGCTACACTTTTCACAGTTGGATAGGTATGTAAACCACctcagacactgatgtctaACTTTCTCTGGCTTTAACCACTTTGAGGTCTTATTTATGGTGCGTTAACACATCAGGtggataaataataatacaacccAGTAGTATTTTAccaatatttttataaaattgcAGAATAAGCTTGGTTTATCCTTGTtttattggtgtttttttttttttgcattttgtatggTCAAAAAAAAGGCATATGTGTAAGTTTGTACTTCAGTCCTTACCTTAATAATACCACATAAAATTTTGACAAAGAAAACGGCATTGTGTGTCTTATTGTCTTGATTTAACCAAGTAGAGCTCTTTCTCTGACAGATAATGAGATATTTGAATTAGGAAGGAAATCAAAACGAAGTGGAATTGTAAAAATATCAATACAAACGTGCTAGTTTCGCAACTGAAGAAGAAATAATGAGAACTCCTAACCAGCATATCACTGACTCCCGTCCACAAACCTGGTTGGCGTGATGTCATATCCTGGAAGTGGGCGGAAAATTAGGCAATTCTCTTTAGTGTTTGCCCTGTCCACCTTCTCCGCTCTACCTCACCTATATTTAattcaaaaccaacacaaaagcCCTCCCTTAATTTGGATAACAGTCAAGAAAATACTAAGCTCAAACGTCGTTACTCATGGAGTAATTTACAGCTGGACCTAAGTAAACCGAGGTGAGGTGTAATGTGGCGAATAAGGCGTTACTCAGTTCGCAAAGCCGCAGCTAGCCAGCCCTCTAGCTCTGAACTACTGTTAGCTTTGCGCTCTGGTCCTTTCTGCCCCCAACGCCAACTGCAAATATCTCATCTCTTTTACAACAATGCGCTAGATGTCGGTGTTATTGACAACGTTTTTGTCACATACATACGCGATTTCCATTTAGAGTATTTTAGGTGTTAGTTACCCTGACGTTAGCTAGCTCTAACAATAGCTAACGATGAGCACTATTACATCTATTTACACGCTAATGGAGGCTAGCTAACGTTACAGTTGgtgttcttttatttctttgacAGCTGACACCTTTTACATTAGTTGATCGGCATGTTGAGGCATATCATTTTCGACTACTTGACTTTCTTTGAAGAAATGCTGTCTGTACATTCAATGGGTGGCAAACCATTAGCCTAGCTAGCGTTATTTAGCTCGCTGCCTTTATCTGTCAAGCGGTTTTGTAGGTTTGTCTGCTTCATCTTTCATCTGTAGGTTAACACATCAACGGTTCCTGCAGAAGGTGTTGAATCATCTTTATTTAATGACAAAGCTATAGCCTAAGTGAAGTGTCTTATCTTGCTGGCTATGGCCTAAAGTGCCCTGTAGCTATGTAACTACGCTGAACTACTGTTCAGCCGGTGGCTCTTCCGAGGCTGTGGCATTGCATATTTGTATTATCTCCCATTGTTTTAAGATCTTGGTCCTGATCTGTGACACAAGCCTCGTCACCTGCTCATCTTCAATTGTGTAATTATTATGTAATGCATTCTGTATTAAAACTGAACATTTATCTACATTTTCCAATTCTTACTCCTTGCAGGTAGAGCTTTGCAGTCTTCTTCCATATAAAGCACCCACTTCTTTCCTTTGGCCTCGACTGCACCCTCCTCTCCTGTGAGATTCCTCTGCTGGACTGCAAAGCATCTTCCGTGACACCCAATCAACAATCAAATCAGAATGTCCCAGGTTCAGTTCCAGACTCCCGCAAACCCCATTCCCAGTTCTGCCCCTTTACAGCTGCCCCCACCCCAGCCTGGGTTCAGCATTCCCTGTGCTACTGGCTCCTTACCTTCAGAGAGTGCCAGCCACCCACTACGAAGCTCTGCCCTGCCCTCAGCCTCAGCCACGCCCTTCTGTAACCCCACAGGTGGGTAGAAGTTTTTTGAAGCCTTTATATTTTGGATTAAGATGTAAGACTTTAGTATTTAGACTGTGAAGTAATTAGAGCACACAAAGGTGGTTTCCAAGTCTTCTCAGAGATGCAGCAGTTGTCAAAGAAGTagaaaatattttaagaatTTAGCTTAATACAGACCCTAATATAAAACTCTTTTCCAGTGTCTAACATGGCAAACCCTAAAGAGAAGACCCCCATGTGTTTGGTGAATGAGTTAGCCCGTTACAATAAGATCCAACCTGAGTATAAGCTACTCAGTGAGCAAGGACCAGCCCACTCCAAGGTAACAAACGGTTTTTACCTCATCtagtctttgtctttctttccaACCCTTTAGTTTTTTGTCTCCTTTTCAGGTTCTCTCAtatgtctcactttctctctctcccctaatGTAGATATTCTCAGTGCGGTTAACTCTGGGGGAGCAGCACTGGGATGCAGAGGGGACCAGCATAAAGAAAGCTCAACACTCTGCAGCAGCTTGTGCTCTTGCCCAGACAGGGCTGCCTAAACCTAGCAACAGAGGGCCTCGCCACCAGGGCAGGAACCCAGGTGGGTTCTCCAAGGGCGAGTGTACGTTTACTCACAATCTGTGTTTATGTCTTGTGGATTTCTAACCattttaaaacagcagaaatgccCTGCTCTCTTCATGTAACCTGCCTTTGATATAGACACAGTACTTCTTTCTTATTGTGCTTGAGTTTTTCATTGTATTGAGGGTAattctatttacatttaaatcatGTGCTGCTTATGTTACATTAAGGCCAGAGAAAATTTGCACCACTTTGactagttttttttcttgtagcAGACAGCATGACACACACTGTGGAGCTGAATGCACTTTGTATGAAGTTGGGAAAGAAACCTATCTATAAACCTATAGACCCCTACCAAGGGATGAGGCCTGCATTCAACTACAATATCAGAGCACCGGGGCCCTATGCCCGCTCCATGCAACAGTATGTACATTTTGAGTTAATAAGATGCCACCTGTATGTACTCTCAATGCTGATAACAATGTCTCATTTGCTGTTAAAGACTGTATGTCAaatgcagaaggaaaaaacaccgTGACTACAGTGCTTTACAGATAGATAACTGGCGTACTTGTACTGGAACATATTGATAAGTTTGAAAATAAACCTTTGTCATGTCCCACTATTTGACCTCTGGCTTTTACCTGGACAGGTATTACTACCCATTTCCTCCGGTGGGGCCCATGTTGTATCACATGGAGCTGTCTATTGGAGGGCAGCAGTTCCATGGGAAGGGCCGCACACGCCAGGCTGCCAAACATGACGCTGCTGCTAAAGCTATCAAAACCTTGCAGAAAGAGCCACTGCTCCAGGAGCTAGCAGAGGTAAACCCTTAAGGGGACATCTACTGTCAAATTGTGCCCAATGAAGGGCCATGCATGTCTAAGGAAATATTCGTTAAGAATTAAGATCACAAAATCTGTGATCTTAAAAGACTCAAGAAATCATAATTAATACAGAGGGATTTTACGACaagaaatacatgttttttaatattgtgGTTAATACTCTTTTATCTATAGATGAAAGAAGAACccacagaagaaaacctcaacAAATCAGAGATTAGCCAAGTGTATGAGATTGCACTGAAGCGGAACATGCCTGTGAACTTTGAGGTACACCCACTTTGTCCATTAATGATTACAACCATCTAAATGGGATATGATGTTATGAAATTTCACTATTGGTATAGGCACAAtaaaatacactgcaaaaatctTTTTGCGCAATAAGGAATTGCATAATCAtctcaagattcaagagttttattgtcatgtgcacagtagaacaggcagttgcactgtacaatgaaattcttacttattctttctttacttactaatcttaagagaataaaaaaaagaaaataagaataactctaaaaacagtagtaaaaagtaaaagtaaaaaattgtacagtatgtgcaaagttgaaataaaattaaagttacatgtgcgtaTGTGCAGACATGTAGAGCAGCTggtcataaagtgcatcaagaaacagatgtaaacagtaaacaatattgttctgtgcagtaatagatgtaaacagtattgttctaacagcagcagtacagtgtaggtaaggtgcagttattgagtgcaaggttaaatcagttcagagtgggaggggggaagaggtagtaagtgaggtgttcaccagcctgatggcctgtgaatagaaactgttggtcagtctagttgtcctggacttcacactcctgtaatgTCTGCCTGAAGggaggagtgtgaagagtctgtgctgggggtgtgtgctgtccctgatgatgttttgtgcccttctgatgaccctggtgtgataaatgtcctgtagtgtggggaaggctgctcctgagatggactgtgcagttttgatcacatgCTGCAGAGCTTTCCTGTCCTGAgtagtgcagtttccataccagaccatgatggagctggtaagaacactctcgatcatgctcctgtagaaggtgctgagaattttggctggcatgccaaatttcctcagccttctcagaaagtacagtcacTGATGGGACTTCCAgatgatgaggtgtgtgttgtgagaccaggtgagatcctcactgatgtggatgccgaggaatttgaaggtcttcaccctctccaccttaGTCTCACAAATGAACAGAGGTGTGTGCAGCTCCcgcttcctccttggatcaacaatcatttccttggtcttgtctgcattcaaggaaagattgttgttatgacaccaggccaccagctcagccacctccttcctgtacgcTATCtcgtccccaccagtgatcagtccaacgactgtagtatcatcagcaaacttgatgatgctggtgttgttctgggaggccacACAGTCATACGTGAAgagtgtgtacagaagggggctcagcacacagccctgggggaccactgtgctcactgttcttgtgctggatgtgcggctgccgactctgactgactggggtgTGTCTGAtagaaagttcagcacccagttaCAGAGGGCAGGTGTCAGTCCGAtggtgaggagcttttctgagagtttgtgtgggatgaccttgttaaatgctgagctactctctctctacttcttaTTTATATTCTCATTCTCAAAACCTTGTCTAGATGTCTTGCATAGCTCATTAATCACCTAGTCTTTTCTATTCAGGTGCTAAAAGAGGCAGGACCCCCTCATATGAAGAGCTTTGTGGTAAAAGTGACAGTGGGAGAgttcacaggagaaggagagggcAAAAGCAAAAAGATTGCCAAGAAGCTGGCTGCTGTCGCTGTGCTAGAGGAGCTGCGAAGGCTGCCACAGCTGCCTGTCGCAGACAAAATGCCCCAGCGcattaaaaagaaaaccaaatCTATTATAAAGGTGAGGTCTTGTTTTATGGTTTAAATGGATAGCAAgtagaaacagaaagaaaa
This window contains:
- the stau1 gene encoding double-stranded RNA-binding protein Staufen homolog 1 isoform X1, producing MSQVQFQTPANPIPSSAPLQLPPPQPGFSIPCATGSLPSESASHPLRSSALPSASATPFCNPTVSNMANPKEKTPMCLVNELARYNKIQPEYKLLSEQGPAHSKIFSVRLTLGEQHWDAEGTSIKKAQHSAAACALAQTGLPKPSNRGPRHQGRNPGGFSKGESDSMTHTVELNALCMKLGKKPIYKPIDPYQGMRPAFNYNIRAPGPYARSMQQYYYPFPPVGPMLYHMELSIGGQQFHGKGRTRQAAKHDAAAKAIKTLQKEPLLQELAEMKEEPTEENLNKSEISQVYEIALKRNMPVNFEVLKEAGPPHMKSFVVKVTVGEFTGEGEGKSKKIAKKLAAVAVLEELRRLPQLPVADKMPQRIKKKTKSIIKLQTSPEYGQGINPISRLAQIQQAKKEKEPEYSLVTERGLPRRREFVMQVSVSGQTAEGMGPSKKVAKRNAAEKMLELLGFKVPQPQPPKPALKTEEKPPLKKPGDGRKVTFFEPGSVEEGGLVPKEEDFRLPFLSHQQLPAGILPMVPEVAQAVGASQGPHAKDYGRPNQAKTSLTAMIANELLYAGTSPTAEGIMKGSKNLAPRTHGPLTRPSEQLGYLATVQGLQVEYKDFPKNNKNEFVSLINCSSQPPLISHGIGKDVESCHDMAAFNILKLLSELDQQSSERPANGPVAGCGKQDLEGDSLLKPANSSTMGKSLDGTV
- the stau1 gene encoding double-stranded RNA-binding protein Staufen homolog 1 isoform X2, giving the protein MSQVQFQTPANPIPSSAPLQLPPPQPGFSIPCATGSLPSESASHPLRSSALPSASATPFCNPTVSNMANPKEKTPMCLVNELARYNKIQPEYKLLSEQGPAHSKIFSVRLTLGEQHWDAEGTSIKKAQHSAAACALAQTGLPKPSNRGPRHQGRNPADSMTHTVELNALCMKLGKKPIYKPIDPYQGMRPAFNYNIRAPGPYARSMQQYYYPFPPVGPMLYHMELSIGGQQFHGKGRTRQAAKHDAAAKAIKTLQKEPLLQELAEMKEEPTEENLNKSEISQVYEIALKRNMPVNFEVLKEAGPPHMKSFVVKVTVGEFTGEGEGKSKKIAKKLAAVAVLEELRRLPQLPVADKMPQRIKKKTKSIIKLQTSPEYGQGINPISRLAQIQQAKKEKEPEYSLVTERGLPRRREFVMQVSVSGQTAEGMGPSKKVAKRNAAEKMLELLGFKVPQPQPPKPALKTEEKPPLKKPGDGRKVTFFEPGSVEEGGLVPKEEDFRLPFLSHQQLPAGILPMVPEVAQAVGASQGPHAKDYGRPNQAKTSLTAMIANELLYAGTSPTAEGIMKGSKNLAPRTHGPLTRPSEQLGYLATVQGLQVEYKDFPKNNKNEFVSLINCSSQPPLISHGIGKDVESCHDMAAFNILKLLSELDQQSSERPANGPVAGCGKQDLEGDSLLKPANSSTMGKSLDGTV
- the stau1 gene encoding double-stranded RNA-binding protein Staufen homolog 1 isoform X3; this translates as MSQVQFQTPANPIPSSAPLQLPPPQPGFSIPCATGSLPSESASHPLRSSALPSASATPFCNPTVSNMANPKEKTPMCLVNELARYNKIQPEYKLLSEQGPAHSKIFSVRLTLGEQHWDAEGTSIKKAQHSAAACALAQTGLPKPSNRGPRHQGRNPDSMTHTVELNALCMKLGKKPIYKPIDPYQGMRPAFNYNIRAPGPYARSMQQYYYPFPPVGPMLYHMELSIGGQQFHGKGRTRQAAKHDAAAKAIKTLQKEPLLQELAEMKEEPTEENLNKSEISQVYEIALKRNMPVNFEVLKEAGPPHMKSFVVKVTVGEFTGEGEGKSKKIAKKLAAVAVLEELRRLPQLPVADKMPQRIKKKTKSIIKLQTSPEYGQGINPISRLAQIQQAKKEKEPEYSLVTERGLPRRREFVMQVSVSGQTAEGMGPSKKVAKRNAAEKMLELLGFKVPQPQPPKPALKTEEKPPLKKPGDGRKVTFFEPGSVEEGGLVPKEEDFRLPFLSHQQLPAGILPMVPEVAQAVGASQGPHAKDYGRPNQAKTSLTAMIANELLYAGTSPTAEGIMKGSKNLAPRTHGPLTRPSEQLGYLATVQGLQVEYKDFPKNNKNEFVSLINCSSQPPLISHGIGKDVESCHDMAAFNILKLLSELDQQSSERPANGPVAGCGKQDLEGDSLLKPANSSTMGKSLDGTV